Proteins from a genomic interval of Kaistia defluvii:
- a CDS encoding acetyl/propionyl/methylcrotonyl-CoA carboxylase subunit alpha: MFDKILIANRGEIACRIIKTARRMGIGTVAVFSDADRDALHVEMADEAIHIGPAPAAQSYLLIDRIIAAAKQSGADAIHPGYGFLSERAAFAEALVANNLVFIGPNAAAIEAMGDKIQSKKVAAAAHVSTVPGHLGEIESEDEAVEIARQIGYPVMIKASAGGGGKGMRIAHSDAETREGFRLSRSEAKSSFGDDRVFIEKFIVNPRHIEIQLLGDKHGNVIYLGERECSIQRRNQKVIEEAPSPLLDPKTRKAMGEQAVALAKAVGYDSAGTVEFVAGQDKSFFFLEMNTRLQVEHPVTELVTGIDLVEQMIRVAAGEPLAIAQKDVKLTGWAIESRIYAEDPYRNFLPSIGRLTRYRPPIEAHREGITVRNDTGVVEGSEISMFYDPMIAKLCTHAATRGEAIEAMSVALDDFVVEGIQHNVPFLSALMAHPRWREGRLSTGFIAEEFPEGFQGVTASSSTLHQLAVVALTMEILRKDRLDRLAGRLAPHAGNWREKWVVSIGGNTVELESPTGIALLPMEVEIVLPGAEAPVTVLSNWMPGDLVWEGAIDDEPLSVQVRPALSGYRLLYRGIDVVARVMTPRIAALYSLMPEKKPADTSKFLLCPMPGLVVSLAVEEGQEVKAGETLAIVEAMKMENVLRADRDLTVERIAVKQGESLAVDAVIMEFA; encoded by the coding sequence ATGTTCGACAAGATCCTGATCGCCAATCGCGGCGAGATTGCCTGCCGCATCATCAAGACGGCGCGGCGGATGGGGATCGGGACGGTGGCGGTGTTCTCGGACGCCGACCGCGACGCTCTTCATGTCGAGATGGCGGACGAGGCGATCCATATCGGCCCGGCGCCGGCGGCGCAGTCCTATCTGCTGATCGACAGGATCATCGCGGCGGCCAAGCAATCCGGCGCCGACGCGATCCATCCGGGCTATGGCTTCCTGTCCGAGCGCGCCGCCTTTGCCGAGGCGCTGGTCGCCAACAACCTCGTCTTCATCGGCCCGAACGCCGCGGCGATCGAGGCGATGGGAGACAAGATCCAGTCGAAGAAGGTGGCGGCCGCCGCCCATGTCTCGACGGTTCCCGGCCATCTCGGCGAGATCGAGAGCGAGGACGAGGCTGTCGAGATCGCGCGCCAGATCGGCTATCCGGTCATGATCAAGGCTTCGGCCGGCGGCGGCGGCAAGGGCATGCGCATCGCCCATTCCGACGCCGAGACGCGCGAGGGTTTCCGCCTGTCGCGCTCCGAGGCCAAGTCATCCTTCGGCGATGATCGCGTCTTCATCGAGAAGTTCATCGTCAATCCGCGCCATATCGAGATCCAGCTGCTGGGCGACAAGCACGGCAACGTGATCTATCTCGGCGAGCGCGAATGCTCGATCCAGCGCCGCAACCAGAAGGTCATCGAGGAAGCGCCGTCGCCGCTGCTCGACCCGAAGACGCGCAAGGCCATGGGCGAGCAGGCCGTGGCCCTTGCCAAGGCGGTTGGCTACGATTCGGCCGGCACGGTCGAGTTCGTCGCGGGGCAAGACAAGAGCTTCTTCTTCCTCGAGATGAACACCCGCCTGCAGGTCGAGCATCCGGTGACGGAGCTCGTGACCGGCATCGACCTCGTCGAGCAGATGATCCGTGTCGCCGCGGGCGAGCCGCTCGCCATCGCGCAGAAGGACGTCAAGCTGACGGGCTGGGCGATCGAGAGCCGTATCTATGCCGAGGATCCCTATCGCAACTTCCTGCCCTCGATCGGCCGTCTGACCCGCTATCGCCCGCCCATCGAGGCGCATCGCGAGGGCATTACGGTCCGCAACGATACCGGCGTCGTCGAGGGATCCGAGATCTCGATGTTCTATGACCCGATGATCGCCAAGCTCTGCACCCATGCGGCCACGCGCGGCGAGGCGATCGAGGCCATGAGCGTGGCGCTGGACGATTTCGTCGTCGAGGGCATCCAGCACAATGTGCCGTTCCTTTCGGCGCTGATGGCGCATCCGCGCTGGCGCGAGGGGCGGCTTTCGACCGGCTTTATAGCCGAGGAGTTCCCTGAAGGGTTTCAGGGCGTTACGGCTTCGAGCTCGACCTTGCATCAGCTGGCCGTGGTCGCGCTGACGATGGAGATCCTGCGCAAGGATCGGCTCGATCGGCTGGCCGGCCGCCTGGCGCCGCATGCCGGAAACTGGCGCGAGAAATGGGTGGTCTCGATCGGCGGCAACACCGTTGAACTGGAAAGCCCGACCGGAATCGCCCTGTTGCCGATGGAGGTGGAGATCGTGCTTCCGGGAGCGGAGGCACCGGTCACCGTGCTGTCGAACTGGATGCCGGGCGATCTCGTCTGGGAGGGCGCCATCGACGACGAGCCGCTCTCGGTGCAGGTGCGCCCCGCGCTCTCCGGATATCGGCTGCTCTATCGCGGCATCGACGTGGTGGCGCGGGTGATGACGCCGCGCATCGCCGCGCTCTACAGCCTGATGCCGGAGAAGAAGCCGGCCGACACGTCGAAATTCTTGCTCTGCCCGATGCCCGGCCTTGTCGTGTCGCTGGCGGTCGAGGAGGGGCAGGAGGTGAAGGCGGGCGAGACGCTGGCGATCGTCGAGGCCATGAAGATGGAAAACGTGCTGCGCGCGGATCGCGATCTGACGGTAGAGCGGATCGCCGTGAAGCAGGGCGAGAGCCTTGCCGTCGACGCGGTGATCATGGAGTTCGCCTAG
- the folP gene encoding dihydropteroate synthase, with product MAPAARIDIDHLDRGTAGRSLIMGILNVTPDSFSDGGDHNEVEAAVAHARLLLSEGADIIDIGGESTRPGAAEVDAETEAARVVPVIQALAQRTQALISVDTYKASVAEQALKAGAQIVNDVWGLQREPDIARVAGAHGAAVIASHWERQTYSPATILDAMKRFFERSVTLARQAGIPDHRIVLDPGIGFGKTMADNLRILDRIDEIVALGFPVLLGVSRKRFIGEITGREPKERLAGTIATNVLAAAKGVSSFRVHDVAAHRDALAVTDAILSSREAP from the coding sequence ATGGCGCCTGCCGCCCGCATCGACATCGATCACCTGGACCGCGGGACCGCGGGTCGCAGCCTGATCATGGGCATCCTCAACGTGACGCCGGACTCGTTTTCCGACGGCGGCGACCACAATGAGGTGGAGGCGGCTGTCGCCCATGCGAGGCTGCTGCTCTCGGAAGGCGCGGACATCATCGACATTGGCGGCGAATCGACCCGACCCGGCGCGGCCGAGGTCGACGCCGAGACGGAAGCGGCGCGCGTCGTCCCGGTCATTCAGGCGCTGGCCCAACGCACGCAAGCGCTGATTTCCGTCGATACCTACAAGGCTTCCGTGGCCGAGCAGGCGCTGAAGGCCGGCGCGCAGATCGTCAACGACGTCTGGGGCCTGCAGCGCGAGCCGGACATCGCCCGCGTCGCTGGCGCGCATGGCGCGGCGGTGATCGCCAGCCACTGGGAGCGCCAGACCTATTCGCCGGCGACCATTCTGGACGCGATGAAGCGCTTCTTCGAGCGCTCGGTCACCCTGGCGCGTCAGGCCGGCATTCCCGACCACCGCATCGTGCTCGATCCCGGCATCGGCTTCGGCAAGACCATGGCCGACAACCTGCGGATTCTCGATCGCATCGACGAGATCGTCGCGCTCGGCTTCCCCGTGCTGCTCGGCGTCTCGCGCAAGCGCTTCATCGGCGAGATTACCGGCAGGGAGCCCAAGGAACGGCTCGCCGGCACCATCGCCACCAACGTCCTGGCTGCCGCGAAGGGTGTCTCGTCCTTCCGCGTGCACGACGTCGCCGCCCATCGCGACGCCCTCGCCGTCACGGACGCCATCCTCTCCAGCCGCGAAGCCCCATGA
- the folB gene encoding dihydroneopterin aldolase has product MTDRIFINDLRFFGYHGVLPEEAVLGQRLRVDITAELDLSAAGRDDDLAKTVHYGEMAMLVDEIGRTQRYQLIEALAEAMANAIFETYPSIERLTVRITKPEAPVPLSTGIIAIEIERSRPRD; this is encoded by the coding sequence ATGACCGACCGCATCTTCATCAACGACCTGCGCTTTTTCGGCTATCACGGCGTGCTGCCGGAAGAGGCCGTGCTGGGCCAGCGCCTCCGCGTCGACATCACCGCCGAACTGGATCTTTCGGCGGCGGGACGCGACGACGACCTGGCCAAGACCGTCCATTACGGTGAGATGGCGATGCTGGTTGATGAGATCGGCAGGACGCAGCGCTACCAGCTGATCGAGGCTTTGGCGGAGGCGATGGCCAACGCGATCTTCGAAACCTATCCGTCGATCGAGCGCCTGACCGTGCGCATCACCAAGCCGGAGGCGCCCGTGCCGCTTTCGACCGGCATCATCGCGATCGAGATCGAGCGGAGCCGCCCCCGTGACTGA
- the folK gene encoding 2-amino-4-hydroxy-6-hydroxymethyldihydropteridine diphosphokinase, with the protein MTDAYLGLGSNLGDREALLRAAIAALDATPGVRVTSISSLYETPPWGPVPQGPYLNACVALDTTLSPRELLTLCLAIERDHGRERAIRWGPRTLDMDVLLYGDESIDEEGLIVPHPRMTERAFVLVPLAEIAPDLRIGGRAIRAILGGVETDDIRKIGPL; encoded by the coding sequence GTGACTGATGCCTATCTCGGCCTCGGCAGCAATCTGGGCGACCGCGAGGCCCTGCTGCGCGCGGCAATCGCCGCGCTGGACGCCACGCCCGGTGTTCGCGTGACGTCTATTTCCTCGCTCTATGAAACCCCGCCCTGGGGGCCGGTGCCGCAGGGGCCCTACCTCAACGCCTGCGTGGCACTCGACACGACGCTGTCACCGCGCGAACTGCTGACGCTCTGCCTTGCGATCGAACGCGACCACGGCCGCGAGCGCGCCATCCGCTGGGGACCGCGCACGCTCGACATGGACGTCCTGCTCTATGGCGATGAGAGCATCGACGAGGAGGGCCTGATCGTCCCTCACCCGCGCATGACCGAGCGCGCCTTCGTCCTGGTGCCGCTGGCCGAAATCGCGCCGGATCTCCGGATCGGCGGCCGCGCGATCCGCGCAATACTCGGCGGGGTCGAGACGGACGACATCCGGAAGATCGGCCCGCTCTAG
- a CDS encoding acyl-CoA carboxylase subunit beta codes for MKHVLAELEKRRAEARLGGGEKRIAAQHAKAKLTARERLDVLLDEGSFEEFDMYVEHRGTDFGMEKTKIPGDGVVTGWGTINGRTVFVFAKDFTVFGGSLSEAHAGKIMKIQDMALKNRAPIIGLFDAGGARIQEGVAALGGYGEVFQRNVLASGVIPQISVIMGPCAGGDVYSPAMTDFIFMVRDSSYMFVTGPEVVKTVTNETVTSEELGGASIHTTRSSIADGAYDNDVETLLEMRRLIDLLPLNNRAEIPEIESFDTADRIEMSLDTLVPDNANKPYDIKELILKTVDEGDFFEIQAAFAKNIVTGFGRIEGRTVGFVANQPMVLAGVLDSDASRKAARFVRFCDAFSIPIVTFVDVPGFLPGTAQEYGGLIKHGAKLLFAYGEATVPKITVITRKAYGGAYDVMASKHLRGDLNYAWPSAQIAVMGAKGAVEIIFRAQNGDAEGLAARTKEYEDRFLSPFVAAERGYIDEVIMPHSTRRRIARGLRLLRNKSLENPWKKHDNIPL; via the coding sequence TTGAAGCACGTCCTGGCTGAACTGGAAAAGCGCCGCGCCGAAGCCCGGCTCGGCGGGGGCGAGAAGCGCATTGCGGCGCAACACGCCAAGGCCAAGCTGACGGCGCGCGAGCGCCTCGACGTGCTGCTGGACGAGGGTTCCTTCGAGGAATTCGACATGTATGTCGAACATCGGGGCACCGATTTCGGCATGGAGAAGACCAAGATCCCCGGCGACGGCGTCGTCACCGGCTGGGGCACGATCAACGGCCGCACCGTCTTCGTCTTCGCCAAGGATTTCACCGTCTTCGGCGGCTCGCTCTCGGAAGCGCATGCCGGCAAGATCATGAAGATCCAGGACATGGCGCTGAAGAACCGCGCGCCGATCATCGGCCTGTTCGATGCCGGCGGCGCCCGTATCCAAGAAGGCGTCGCGGCGCTGGGCGGATATGGCGAGGTGTTCCAGCGCAACGTGCTGGCCTCGGGCGTCATCCCGCAGATCTCCGTGATCATGGGGCCCTGCGCCGGCGGCGACGTCTATTCGCCGGCCATGACCGACTTCATCTTCATGGTCCGTGATTCCAGCTACATGTTCGTCACCGGCCCGGAAGTGGTGAAAACCGTCACCAACGAGACCGTGACATCAGAGGAACTCGGCGGCGCGAGCATTCACACCACGCGCTCGTCGATTGCCGACGGCGCCTATGACAATGATGTCGAGACGCTGCTGGAGATGCGGCGCCTCATCGATCTGCTGCCGCTCAACAACCGGGCGGAGATTCCGGAGATCGAAAGCTTCGATACCGCCGACCGGATCGAGATGTCGCTGGACACGCTCGTCCCCGACAATGCCAACAAGCCCTATGACATCAAGGAACTGATCCTCAAGACGGTCGATGAGGGCGATTTCTTCGAGATCCAGGCGGCGTTCGCGAAAAATATCGTCACCGGATTCGGCCGCATCGAGGGCCGCACGGTCGGCTTCGTCGCCAACCAGCCGATGGTGCTGGCCGGCGTGCTCGACAGCGATGCCTCGCGCAAGGCGGCGCGGTTCGTGCGCTTCTGCGATGCTTTCTCGATTCCGATCGTCACCTTCGTCGACGTGCCAGGCTTCCTGCCGGGGACGGCGCAGGAATATGGCGGCCTGATCAAGCACGGCGCCAAGCTTCTGTTCGCCTATGGCGAGGCGACGGTGCCGAAGATCACGGTGATCACGCGCAAGGCCTATGGCGGCGCCTATGACGTCATGGCGTCCAAGCACCTGCGCGGCGATCTGAACTATGCGTGGCCCTCGGCGCAGATTGCCGTCATGGGCGCCAAGGGCGCCGTCGAGATCATCTTCCGCGCCCAGAACGGCGACGCCGAAGGACTGGCGGCGCGGACGAAGGAATATGAGGACCGCTTCCTCTCGCCCTTCGTCGCGGCCGAGCGCGGCTATATCGACGAAGTGATCATGCCGCACTCCACCCGCCGCCGCATCGCCCGCGGTCTCCGGCTCCTGCGCAACAAGTCGCTGGAGAACCCCTGGAAGAAGCACGACAACATCCCGCTCTAG
- a CDS encoding ATP12 family chaperone protein, with translation MTTAPEKLDAHKLPKRFYEKVATAAVDGGYAVHLDGRALRTPAKAPLIVPDESIAAAIAAEWAGQREFINPATMPLTRLVNSALDGVSREPDETRAEILRYAGADMLCYRSEGPDRLVALQEASWTPLLGWMQERFHARFVLAQGIVHVEQFPETIEAVDAALGDLDILRLAALNTITTLTGSAVLAVAVLHRHLSAEEAWAAAHVDEDYQISLWGEDEEASIRRAGRWSEIQAAALVVAARG, from the coding sequence ATGACGACAGCTCCCGAGAAACTCGACGCCCACAAGTTGCCGAAGCGCTTTTATGAAAAGGTCGCGACCGCGGCCGTCGACGGCGGCTATGCCGTCCATCTCGACGGCCGCGCGCTGCGCACCCCCGCCAAGGCGCCGCTCATCGTTCCCGACGAGTCGATCGCCGCCGCGATCGCCGCGGAGTGGGCCGGGCAGAGAGAGTTCATCAACCCGGCGACGATGCCGCTGACGCGGCTGGTCAACTCGGCGCTGGACGGTGTTTCCCGCGAGCCGGACGAGACCCGCGCCGAGATCCTGCGCTACGCCGGAGCCGACATGCTCTGCTATCGCTCGGAGGGACCGGACCGGCTGGTGGCCTTGCAGGAAGCGTCCTGGACGCCGCTGCTCGGCTGGATGCAGGAGCGCTTCCATGCCCGCTTCGTGCTGGCCCAGGGGATCGTGCATGTCGAGCAGTTTCCCGAAACGATCGAAGCGGTCGATGCCGCGCTGGGCGATCTCGACATCCTCCGCCTCGCCGCGCTCAATACCATCACGACCCTGACCGGCTCGGCTGTCCTCGCGGTCGCCGTCCTGCACCGCCACCTGTCGGCCGAGGAAGCCTGGGCGGCGGCGCATGTCGACGAGGACTACCAGATCAGCCTCTGGGGCGAGGACGAGGAAGCCAGCATCCGCCGCGCCGGGCGCTGGAGCGAAATTCAGGCAGCGGCGCTGGTTGTGGCCGCACGGGGATAG
- a CDS encoding RluA family pseudouridine synthase, translating into MATVVSKTVGPDEAGMRLDRWFKEHFPGLSFGHLQKLLRSGQVRVDGGRAKTNDRVNAGQVVRIPPLGVDAAGGSPHVARPLGARGSAADALMAICIYEDDHVYVFNKPQGLAVQGGSGLTTHVDGMLEALRDTKDQKPRLVHRLDRETTGVLVVAKTRLAASKLAASFRARATKKVYWALVKGVPRPMQGRISTWLARDGGPSGDKMKIARHGENDASHAVTLFSVVDNAGQNLSWLTMRPVTGRTHQLRAHAAHIGHPIIGDPKYFEADINWDFPGGVQNKLHLHARRIIIPHPSGSGTLDVTAPLPPHMVQSWNLLGFDKDLGDSGTEDDE; encoded by the coding sequence ATGGCGACCGTCGTCTCCAAGACTGTAGGGCCCGACGAGGCCGGCATGCGCCTCGATCGCTGGTTCAAAGAACACTTTCCGGGCCTGTCGTTCGGGCATCTCCAGAAGCTGCTGCGTTCGGGCCAGGTGCGCGTCGATGGCGGCCGCGCCAAGACCAACGACCGCGTCAATGCCGGGCAGGTCGTTCGCATTCCGCCGCTCGGCGTGGATGCGGCCGGCGGCAGCCCGCATGTCGCCCGTCCGCTGGGCGCGCGCGGCAGCGCCGCCGACGCGCTGATGGCGATCTGCATCTACGAGGACGATCACGTCTACGTCTTCAACAAGCCGCAGGGCCTGGCGGTGCAGGGCGGCTCCGGCCTGACCACCCATGTCGACGGCATGCTGGAAGCGCTGCGCGACACCAAGGACCAGAAGCCGCGCCTCGTCCATCGCCTCGATCGCGAGACGACGGGTGTGCTGGTGGTTGCAAAGACGCGTCTCGCCGCCTCCAAGCTCGCCGCCAGCTTCCGTGCCCGCGCGACCAAGAAGGTCTATTGGGCGCTGGTGAAGGGCGTGCCCCGCCCGATGCAGGGCCGCATCTCGACCTGGCTCGCGCGCGATGGCGGCCCCTCGGGCGACAAGATGAAGATCGCCCGCCATGGCGAGAACGATGCCAGCCACGCCGTGACCCTGTTCTCGGTCGTCGACAATGCCGGGCAGAACCTCTCCTGGCTGACCATGCGTCCGGTCACCGGCCGTACGCACCAGCTGCGCGCCCATGCCGCCCATATCGGCCATCCCATCATCGGCGACCCGAAATATTTCGAAGCCGACATCAACTGGGACTTCCCCGGCGGCGTCCAGAACAAGCTGCACCTGCATGCGCGCCGGATCATCATCCCGCATCCGTCCGGCAGCGGCACGCTCGACGTCACCGCGCCTCTGCCGCCGCACATGGTGCAGAGCTGGAACCTGCTCGGCTTCGACAAGGACCTTGGCGATTCCGGCACCGAAGACGACGAGTAG
- the crcB gene encoding fluoride efflux transporter CrcB — MYPVVLVFLGAGLGGVFRHGVNIGMARWFGTGFPWGTLTVNVVGSCVMGLLAGYFAFRAGVNWTPQARLFLATGVLGGFTTFSTFSLDVVLLLERGETGSAALYALASLIVSVLALFAGLLLVRTLAG, encoded by the coding sequence ATGTATCCGGTTGTTCTCGTGTTCCTCGGCGCGGGTCTGGGCGGCGTATTCCGGCATGGCGTCAATATCGGCATGGCGCGCTGGTTCGGCACCGGATTTCCCTGGGGGACGCTGACCGTCAACGTGGTCGGCTCCTGCGTCATGGGGCTGCTTGCCGGCTATTTCGCGTTTCGCGCCGGCGTCAACTGGACCCCGCAGGCGCGGCTGTTCCTCGCCACGGGCGTGCTCGGCGGCTTCACCACCTTCTCCACATTCTCGCTCGATGTCGTGCTGCTGCTGGAGCGCGGCGAGACCGGCAGCGCCGCCCTTTATGCCCTCGCTTCTCTGATTGTTTCCGTTCTGGCGCTCTTTGCCGGGCTTTTGCTCGTCAGGACGCTCGCTGGATGA
- a CDS encoding fatty acid desaturase: MTHKNDVHLSARASEARVWPKILGRFREPNETRSVAEILITALPLVALWGAMWFLVQQGFWWLSLLLAVPAAGFLVRLFLIQHDCSHGAFFRRRGVNDWVGRVLGVFTLTPHDYWRRSHAIHHATHGNLDQRGMGDITTLTVEEYRARGFWGRLGYRVYRSPVVLFLIGPAYLFLLQHRLPVGMMRGGSQPWLSTMGTNLGIALIAGGLMWLVGVGPFLMVHMPIAIIAASIGVWLFYVQHQFEETFWARPPEWTHQEAALHGSSYYDLPGVLRWMSANIGVHHVHHLCSRIPFYRLPEVLKQHPELMQVGRITIGASLRTVPLVLWDEGRQQLVPFKAMKRWQAVSLPLAAEPA, encoded by the coding sequence ATGACCCACAAAAACGATGTGCATTTATCCGCCCGCGCTTCGGAAGCGCGTGTCTGGCCGAAGATTCTTGGCCGGTTCCGCGAGCCGAATGAAACGCGCAGCGTCGCTGAAATCCTGATCACTGCCTTGCCGCTGGTCGCCCTCTGGGGCGCGATGTGGTTTCTGGTGCAGCAGGGCTTCTGGTGGCTGTCACTGCTGCTGGCGGTCCCCGCCGCCGGCTTCCTGGTGCGCCTGTTCCTGATCCAGCATGACTGCAGCCATGGCGCGTTTTTCCGCCGCCGTGGCGTCAATGACTGGGTTGGCCGCGTCCTCGGCGTGTTCACGCTCACCCCGCATGACTACTGGCGTCGGTCTCACGCGATCCATCACGCCACCCATGGCAATCTGGATCAGCGCGGCATGGGCGACATCACGACGCTGACGGTCGAGGAATATCGCGCCCGCGGTTTCTGGGGGCGTCTCGGCTACCGGGTCTATCGCAGTCCGGTCGTGCTGTTCCTGATCGGCCCGGCCTACTTGTTCCTGCTCCAGCATCGTCTGCCGGTCGGCATGATGCGCGGCGGCTCGCAGCCTTGGCTCAGCACCATGGGCACGAATCTCGGCATCGCCCTGATCGCGGGTGGCCTGATGTGGCTGGTCGGCGTCGGGCCGTTCCTGATGGTCCACATGCCCATCGCCATCATCGCAGCCTCGATCGGCGTCTGGCTGTTCTATGTGCAGCACCAGTTCGAAGAGACGTTCTGGGCACGGCCGCCCGAGTGGACGCACCAGGAAGCGGCGCTGCATGGCAGCTCCTATTATGACCTGCCGGGCGTGCTGCGCTGGATGTCGGCCAATATCGGCGTCCATCACGTCCACCACCTTTGCAGCCGCATCCCGTTCTATCGCCTGCCTGAAGTGCTGAAGCAGCATCCGGAACTCATGCAGGTCGGCCGCATCACGATTGGGGCGAGCCTTCGTACGGTTCCGCTGGTATTGTGGGACGAAGGCCGCCAGCAACTCGTGCCCTTCAAGGCGATGAAGCGCTGGCAGGCGGTATCCTTGCCGCTCGCGGCCGAGCCTGCCTGA
- a CDS encoding 2-hydroxyacid dehydrogenase, with protein MRVAVFSTKPYDRQYLSGANAAFGHDLVFLEPKLDLSTAPLADGFPAVCVFVNDTLDRPLLTQLAATGTRLVALRCAGFNNVDLHAAAELGIDVVRVPAYSPHAVAEFTVALLLALDRRIPRAWARVRDNNFALDGLIGNDLFGKTVGIVGTGRIGALVARCLKLGFGCRVLAHDQWQDPELVGIGIEYGPLDDLMAAADIVSLHCPLTPQTHHLVNAATIERAKAGFLLINTSRGALIDAEALVEGLKGGKVGGVALDVYEQEADLFFEDLSNEIIHDDVFQRLLTFPNVLVTGHQAFLTAEALAAISETTLRNIAAAEAGHVLDNAVVAEAVSAPHART; from the coding sequence ATGCGGGTCGCCGTCTTCAGCACTAAGCCGTACGACCGGCAGTATCTCTCCGGGGCGAACGCCGCCTTCGGGCATGATCTCGTTTTCCTGGAGCCCAAGCTCGATCTTTCTACCGCGCCGCTGGCGGACGGATTCCCGGCGGTCTGCGTCTTCGTCAACGACACGCTCGACCGGCCGCTGCTGACGCAGCTTGCCGCCACCGGCACGCGGCTTGTGGCGCTGCGCTGCGCGGGCTTCAACAATGTCGACCTGCATGCGGCGGCCGAGCTCGGCATCGATGTCGTACGCGTCCCCGCCTATTCGCCACACGCGGTGGCGGAGTTCACCGTGGCGTTGCTGCTGGCGCTCGATCGCCGCATCCCGCGCGCCTGGGCCCGCGTCCGAGACAACAATTTTGCCCTCGATGGTCTGATCGGCAATGACCTGTTCGGCAAGACGGTCGGCATCGTCGGCACGGGGCGCATTGGGGCGCTGGTCGCGCGATGCCTGAAGCTCGGCTTCGGCTGCCGGGTGTTGGCGCATGACCAGTGGCAGGATCCGGAGCTGGTCGGCATCGGCATCGAATATGGACCGCTCGACGATTTGATGGCGGCGGCCGACATCGTCAGCCTGCATTGTCCCCTGACGCCGCAGACACATCACCTCGTCAACGCCGCCACGATCGAGCGGGCCAAGGCTGGGTTTCTCCTGATCAACACCAGCCGCGGCGCCCTGATCGACGCCGAGGCGCTGGTGGAGGGGTTGAAGGGCGGAAAGGTCGGCGGCGTCGCGCTCGACGTCTACGAGCAGGAGGCAGACCTGTTCTTCGAGGACCTGTCCAACGAGATCATCCACGACGACGTCTTCCAGCGCCTGCTAACATTCCCCAATGTTCTGGTGACCGGCCATCAGGCCTTCCTCACGGCCGAAGCGCTGGCGGCGATCAGCGAAACCACGCTGCGGAATATTGCCGCAGCGGAAGCCGGCCATGTGCTTGATAACGCTGTCGTGGCGGAAGCCGTCAGCGCCCCGCACGCTCGAACATGA
- a CDS encoding AAA family ATPase, which produces MPLRLTSVSAELYRSIRRIQVPVEPLTVLVGRNGVGKTNLYRSLELLAAAARGTITREIAEEGGFESVLWAGPRAKGPVRLKLGAEFGEYAYSIEIGLPAPIDQAALTGTEPMVKAEELVHRVRGKAVTMMKRQGPSAWLRDEDGRRQTYEEALVPSETALSGFRDQGRFTELDLVRRALLDWRFYHDFRTDKTSPIRQPALAITTPTLSSDGYDLAAALASVIVIRDEAPEIEAAIEDAFPGASLVTEFGKGTVSIGLKFPDLPRPLGAHELSDGTLHFLCLVAALSGYRLPGFIALNEPETSLHPDLTLPLARLIARAAERTQVWVVTHSQALADALELEAGVAPRVVVKEDGATWIEGLKLFGEFAEQE; this is translated from the coding sequence TTGCCGCTACGCCTGACATCCGTCTCGGCCGAGCTCTATCGCTCGATCCGGCGCATCCAGGTTCCGGTCGAGCCGCTGACCGTGCTTGTCGGCCGCAATGGCGTCGGCAAGACCAATCTCTACCGCTCGCTGGAATTGCTGGCCGCCGCGGCGCGGGGCACGATCACGCGCGAGATCGCGGAGGAGGGCGGGTTTGAATCCGTCCTCTGGGCCGGGCCCCGCGCCAAGGGACCGGTGCGGCTGAAGCTCGGCGCCGAGTTCGGCGAATACGCCTATTCGATCGAGATCGGGCTGCCGGCGCCGATCGACCAGGCGGCGCTGACGGGTACGGAGCCGATGGTCAAGGCCGAGGAACTGGTGCACCGCGTCCGCGGCAAGGCCGTGACGATGATGAAGCGGCAGGGACCGAGCGCCTGGCTGCGCGATGAAGACGGCCGGCGACAGACCTATGAGGAGGCCCTCGTGCCGTCCGAGACGGCACTATCCGGCTTTCGCGACCAGGGCCGCTTCACCGAGCTGGATCTCGTGCGGCGAGCGCTTCTCGACTGGCGCTTCTATCACGACTTTCGCACCGACAAGACCTCGCCGATCCGCCAGCCTGCGCTCGCCATCACCACCCCGACGCTCTCCTCGGACGGCTATGATCTGGCTGCGGCTTTGGCGAGCGTGATCGTGATCCGCGACGAAGCGCCGGAGATCGAGGCGGCAATCGAGGATGCCTTTCCGGGCGCTTCGCTGGTCACCGAGTTCGGCAAGGGCACCGTTTCGATCGGGCTGAAGTTTCCGGACCTGCCGCGCCCGCTCGGTGCGCATGAGCTTTCCGACGGCACGCTCCACTTCCTCTGCCTTGTCGCAGCCCTTTCGGGCTATCGTCTGCCGGGCTTCATCGCGCTCAACGAGCCGGAGACGAGCCTGCATCCTGACCTGACCCTGCCGCTGGCGCGGCTGATCGCCCGCGCTGCCGAGCGGACGCAGGTGTGGGTGGTCACGCATTCGCAGGCGCTGGCCGATGCGCTGGAGCTAGAAGCGGGCGTTGCGCCGCGCGTCGTCGTCAAGGAGGACGGCGCGACATGGATCGAAGGGCTCAAGCTCTTCGGCGAATTTGCCGAGCAGGAGTGA